In Brassica rapa cultivar Chiifu-401-42 chromosome A06, CAAS_Brap_v3.01, whole genome shotgun sequence, a single window of DNA contains:
- the LOC103873008 gene encoding uncharacterized protein LOC103873008: MKIMNSTLVFFAFFLLSLFCLSALAETSQASDGSTILFTTMGSSTFEFDIFTLPTSRRPPSPSDEHRLTDGKSINFNGHLASPSPALISLLPNTSGIQPQDKSLLHLIYVTERDGAPTLHYDVVHGDNKGTRVQVPLLSEQQSGMSVNSMKDTPVVTNEHLVYVSTHENSGKPMASWAAVYSTELRTKATQQRLTPPGIADFSPAVSPSGNWTAVASYGEKGWSIVSKELSTDIYVFLTRDGTQRVKVVEQGGWPRWTDESTLYFHRKSDDGWISVYRAVLPKTGPVSTKTVTVQRVTPAGLHAFTPATSPNNNDFIAVATRRPESEIRHVELFDLKKNEFVELTRLLSPKSHHFNPFLSPDSSRVGYHTCRGDKTGRTNPHNLLQKLKTTSEDLSLFRFDGAFPSLSPEGDRFAFVTFTGVFVVNQDASGLRQILPNIGFGTVWDPVRRGIVYTSSDPSLNLTVPGLVGTHKINILAVNVDAQNPSAAVKKLTTGGQNNAFPWPSPDGKRIVFRSDRSGTKNLYIMDAEKGEAGGLFRLTNGNWNDTIATWSPDNNWIVFASNREYIGTLLMDLYVVHPDGTGLRKVAQNLTGGVSMHPMFSPDSKRIVFTTTYAAISAEPIGNPKFNVASSEIFTVNLDGSDFMRLTHNSVEDGPPLWFPKIKATGDVAWPKRFGASCAFEDFKSQNTTVKMNKRSLMCPSQ, from the coding sequence ATGAAAATCATGAACTCGACTCTAGTCTTCTTCGCATtcttcctcctctctctcttctgCTTATCAGCTTTAGCCGAGACCTCTCAAGCTTCTGATGGCTCAACCATCTTGTTCACAACAATGGGTAGCTCCACTTTCGAGTTCGACATCTTCACCCTCCCCACCAGCCGTCGTCCTCCATCTCCTTCCGATGAGCACCGTCTCACCGACGGAAAATCCATCAACTTTAACGGCCACTTAGCGTCTCCTTCTCCGGCGCTAATCTCCCTTCTCCCCAATACATCCGGGATCCAGCCACAAGACAAGTCTCTTCTCCATCTCATCTACGTCACCGAGAGAGACGGCGCGCCTACCTTACACTACGACGTCGTTCACGGCGATAATAAAGGAACCAGGGTTCAAGTCCCGTTACTGTCAGAACAACAGAGTGGCATGAGTGTAAACTCGATGAAAGACACTCCCGTCGTAACCAACGAGCATCTTGTCTACGTGTCGACTCACGAGAACTCCGGTAAGCCCATGGCGAGTTGGGCCGCGGTCTACTCCACCGAGTTACGAACTAAAGCGACTCAGCAGCGGCTGACGCCTCCTGGAATCGCTGATTTCTCTCCGGCTGTGTCTCCGTCCGGGAACTGGACCGCCGTGGCTTCCTACGGGGAGAAAGGTTGGAGTATCGTGTCGAAGGAGCTTAGCACGGACATCTACGTTTTCCTGACTCGCGACGGGACTCAGCGAGTCAAGGTGGTTGAACAAGGAGGATGGCCGAGATGGACCGACGAGTCGACTCTTTATTTCCACCGCAAAAGCGACGACGGTTGGATCAGCGTGTACCGTGCGGTTTTACCGAAAACCGGACCGGTTTCCACCAAAACCGTAACGGTTCAACGAGTCACGCCTGCTGGTCTTCACGCGTTCACACCAGCCACGTCACCAAACAACAACGACTTCATCGCTGTGGCTACAAGGAGACCAGAATCTGAAATCCGCCACGTGGAGCTTTTCGACTTGAAGAAAAACGAGTTCGTCGAGCTGACTCGTCTCCTGTCTCCGAAGAGTCATCACTTCAACCCGTTCCTTTCCCCTGACTCGTCCCGAGTCGGGTACCATACCTGCAGAGGCGACAAAACGGGACGAACGAACCCTCACAATCTCCTCCAAAAGCTCAAAACCACTTCTGAGGATTTATCTCTCTTCAGATTCGACGGCGCGTTCCCGTCTCTCTCCCCCGAAGGCGATCGTTTCGCATTCGTCACGTTCACGGGAGTTTTCGTAGTGAACCAAGACGCTTCCGGTCTACGCCAGATTCTCCCAAATATTGGATTCGGAACGGTTTGGGATCCGGTTCGACGCGGGATCGTGTACACAAGCTCAGATCCCAGTCTTAATCTCACAGTTCCCGGCTTAGTAGGGACACATAAAATCAATATCCTCGCCGTTAACGTCGATGCACAAAACCCGTCAGCCGCCGTTAAAAAACTAACGACCGGCGGCCAAAACAACGCCTTCCCGTGGCCATCACCCGACGGTAAACGCATCGTGTTCCGGTCTGACCGGTCCGGTACGAAAAACCTTTACATTATGGACGCGGAGAAGGGCGAAGCCGGTGGTTTGTTCAGACTAACCAACGGTAACTGGAACGACACGATTGCCACTTGGTCTCCAGACAATAACTGGATCGTGTTCGCATCGAACCGGGAATATATTGGTACGTTATTGATGGATTTGTATGTGGTTCACCCGGACGGGACCGGTTTAAGGAAGGTGGCGCAAAACTTGACCGGTGGAGTATCCATGCATCCCATGTTTAGTCCAGACAGTAAAAGAATCGTGTTCACCACTACTTATGCTGCTATTTCAGCAGAGCCTATTGGTAATCCCAAGTTTAACGTCGCGAGTAGTGAGATTTTTACTGTGAATTTGGATGGTTCTGATTTCATGAGGCTCACGCACAACTCGGTTGAAGATGGACCGCCTCTGTGGTTTCCGAAGATCAAAGCTACTGGTGATGTGGCCTGGCCCAAGAGGTTTGGGGCTAGCTGCGCTTTTGAAGATTTCAAGTCGCAGAATACGACCGTCAAAATGAATAAGCGGTCATTGATGTGTCCCTCACAATAG